ACATCACATTGGCCGTTGATAACATTTTGATAGCTGACAGCAATACTATAACTGTCATTTGATGTGTCAGTATCGGTGCCATCCGCAGCACCGTTACAACCTGTCAATAACAACACTGAAGTCAATAATAACCATAGTGTGCGAGTCATCTTTTTTAGCCGCATTAGTAACATCCTTATTCTATTAAACGGTTTAGTCTTTTATTTCAGCGCGCAAATACTTAAACAATTCTTTTGATGATTTTGATTCAGTACCTTTAGCCAATTCTTTATTAGTTTGGCGGATCAATTGACGCATTTTTTGACGATCAAGTTGCGGATGTAGATCCAGTAACACTTGAACCTCATCATCGCCATTAGCCAATAAACGCTCACGCATTTTTTCAAAAATTTGTATCTGAGCGGCTTCATTATTGTTTTTGTTCAACACTTTATCGAGTGCGGCTTCAATAGGTTCATGCTCAAATCCGCGCATCAATTTACCAATATATTGCATATGGCGGCGATAGGCTTCGGTTTTTTGTTTAATTAGTTTTGTTTTTAGAATTGCATCATATAGAAACTCATCTAAACCCATTTTGTCTAATTGAGTTTTGCTCAGGGCAATCAAACGCATGCCAAGTGCTTGAGCATCCTCACTTTCTTTTTTAACACCTGTTCTGCTGACATAGTTGTCATCATTATCATAGGGCTGCTGAAATAGCTCTGAATCGCCAACAATTTTCATAGTCATAAACCTCAAGTCAATATGCATTAATTATAGCATTTATTTGGCCTAGAATATGCAGAATTTATTGATGATAGCTCGCGATATAAATGCTCTGTTATCAATCGCCATTTGAATTTGATATGCTAGCGTCAATTAGACTAATCAAAGAGTAAATTTGTGGCTTCTCATTCTTCTCCAGCGCCTAGCGCAAGTGAACCAACACCTAGAATTGATTCTGAATTATCGGCGTTAAAAGACGCTGTCGCTGTCGCGTTAGAATATGCAAAAGTGTTAGGCACTTCGGCCGCTGAAGTGGCTATTAGTAAGCAGCAAGGTTTGTCGGTTTCTACCCGTGAAAAAGAAGTTGAAACCGTAGAGTTTAATAAAGACGGTGCATTAGGTATTACTATTTACCGTGATGGCCGCAAAGGTAACTCTTCAACCTCAGATTTAAGCCCAGAGGCTATCCGTGAAGCCGTAAGAGCAGCAGATGGTATTGCAAAATATACCT
This region of Shewanella livingstonensis genomic DNA includes:
- the yjgA gene encoding ribosome biogenesis factor YjgA; translated protein: MKIVGDSELFQQPYDNDDNYVSRTGVKKESEDAQALGMRLIALSKTQLDKMGLDEFLYDAILKTKLIKQKTEAYRRHMQYIGKLMRGFEHEPIEAALDKVLNKNNNEAAQIQIFEKMRERLLANGDDEVQVLLDLHPQLDRQKMRQLIRQTNKELAKGTESKSSKELFKYLRAEIKD